TTGAGAGAAGTTGATGTAATTGTAAAGGGTCCTGGTATGGGTAGGGAAGCTGCTATAAGAACTTTAGCTTCTATGGGTTTAAAGATTAAAAGCATTATAGATGAAACTCCAATTCCTCACAATGGTTGTAGACCTAGAAAAAAGAGAAGAATGTAGAAAATAAAATTTTAATTATATCAGCATGGAAAATTTTGGAGGTAAATTAAAATGAGTAGATATAATGAGCAAAAATGTAGAATGTGTAGAAGAGAAGGAGTAAAATTGTTTCTAAAAGGTGAGAGATGTCATTCTGATAAATGCCCTATAGTTAGAAAGAAATTAATTAAATCAAAAAATTTAAAGTTATCTAACTATGGAAGACAATTAAGAGAAAAGCAAAAAATGAAAAGATATTATGGACTTAAAGAAGCACAGTTTAGAAATTATTTTTATAAAGCATTTAAAATGAAAGGAATAACTGGAAATAATCTTCTAAAACTTTTAGAGATGAGGTTTGATAATATAATATATAGATTAAGATTAGCTAAATCAAGGGCACAAGCAAGACAATTTATTAACCATGGAATGTTTAAATTAAATGGAGATGTTATTGATATCCCATCTTATATAGTAAAACCAAATACTATTATTGAATTGTCTGACAAAGGAATCAAAAATGAGTTATTAAAAATGATAATTGAAGAAAATGAAAATTCAACTCCAGAAGTAGAATGGTTAAGTTTTGATTATAAAAATAAAAAAGGACAGGTTTTAAGAGAACCAACGAGAGAAG
Above is a window of Spirochaetota bacterium DNA encoding:
- the rpsD gene encoding 30S ribosomal protein S4, which gives rise to MSRYNEQKCRMCRREGVKLFLKGERCHSDKCPIVRKKLIKSKNLKLSNYGRQLREKQKMKRYYGLKEAQFRNYFYKAFKMKGITGNNLLKLLEMRFDNIIYRLRLAKSRAQARQFINHGMFKLNGDVIDIPSYIVKPNTIIELSDKGIKNELLKMIIEENENSTPEVEWLSFDYKNKKGQVLREPTREDVTMSFNEQLVVEFYSK